From Phalacrocorax carbo chromosome 25, bPhaCar2.1, whole genome shotgun sequence:
CCCTTTGCCTCTGCTCTTCGCCGGCTCTGGGGTCTCTCCCCTTCACCCCCCGTGTCATGCTCCAGCCCCGCGCTgaccctctcccctccctctccccccccaccaCAGTGCGACTTCTTCCAGCGGACCCGCTACTACCGGATCATGCCCAAGTACCACGCCGTGAGGATCCGGCAGGAGCAGCGCTACCAGCCCAGCGGCCTCCTGCCCCGACCGCGCAAGAAACACTGGGTGACCAAGTGGCAGGAGCCGGAGAAGTACTACTgacccccccgcccgccccccaccccggcccccacGCGAGGGGAGCACAAGGGCCGGTGTTTGACTTTGCACAAGCGCATCTCTCCCTGCCCCGATCCCCCTCGGACGCAGCCGCATCCCGGCGCTGGCTTCTGCGTGCTCCTGTCCGCTTTCCCGAGCTCGCCCGGTGCCCAGCCCGGCTCTTGCTCGCTCGTGCCTTGCACGCTCGTGGGGATGAGCCCCAAATGTGccacctgccccccagcccccctgacGCGACCACTGGTCTCATGAGTGCCTTCCCCCCTGCCGCGCAGACACTCCTCCGGCCGGGTCCTGCACGGGTCCTTGCACGTCCTCGCACGCTGGGACACGCTCACATCCCCCCGTGCATCCCCCTTCCCTCGACGCTGGGTGTGGGACCCCCCTCAGCTTTCGCCAAGGCTACATGTGATGGTGGGAATGGGGACGGTGGGAGCTtgttccttcctcccctgcctcctcctccccccgcccaaAGCAGTGcaggggcctgatcctgcatgTTGACCTCCCCCCAGCCTGCATCAGACGCAGCTGTGGGTTGGGGGTAGGGGGTGCAGAGCATGAGGctgtgtcccccaccccacagccgTGTCTTGGGGGTCTGTCCCACCCCCACGGACGCTGCCCTGTGGGTTAAGTTATTCTGTGTCTCTTGTTGGCGTTTTGGTGTAGAGCTCCGGAGCGCGGTTGGTACTGGGCAGGTGAGGGGATCTCGTATCCCCAGAccccctgcccccgcccccccccccaccccccagggcCCAATAAAGCCTCGCTCTGGGATTTGTAACTTCTTGTCTCCCCAGTGTCCCAGTTGAAAGTGTGattgggggggggctggggggggaggaagacCCTGGGCACAAAGGGGTGGGGATGAAGTACCCCAGATAGGCGGGGCTACTGGGGGGGACGCCTCAGGTGGGCAGGGAGATTTGGGGGTAGCACCCCAAGGAGGCAGGGAtatggtgggggggggggtaagGCCTGGGCGGGCTCAGCCCCCCCCCGAAGCGCTGGCGGGGCGCTTCGGTCAGCGAAGGGTTAAACAGGTGGGGTCCGCTCCGGTCCTGAAGGGGTTACAGCTTGTGGGGGGGCGTGGCTATCAGCGAGGGGGGCGTGCCCGTTCCCCACCCCCGGGGGCGGCGCCAAGGGGCGGTGCCGGGCGGTGATTGGAGGGGGCGGGCCGTTTgcgcgcggcgcggcgggggcgtggcgcgggccgggggcgcggggcgggcgggggtcgCCATGCGGCTGCTGCGGTGCCTGGGGAAGCGGGCGGCGCTGGCCGGCGTCCCCACCTACATCGAGCACTTCAGCAAGTTCTCGCCGTCCCCGCTCTCCATTAAGCAGTTCCTGGATTTCGGTAAATaccaccccacccccgcgcggcccccaaccccccccaccGCGGGGTATCCCCGGGTGGGAGACCCCCCTCCTCCTTCGTCCTGAAATACACCCGGTCCGGGTTAATACCCTCCCCTTCCGCCGTGAATACTCGGTTTGGGGGCGGTGCTCCGGGGAGGGACCTCCGtgcacaccccccccacccggTAAATAAACACCcgtttggggtgggggggctgcccccaggGAGGGACCCGCTCCAGCGGGTATCTGGGCCTGGGTAACTATAACCACACGCGCACACCCCCAAATACCCGGTTATTATTTTGGGGGTACCCCCCCGGTGCTCCCCGGCCCGGGTAAATAGCtctccccgccaccccccccacTGCTCCCGGGTAAATAGTTGGGGCTGGGAACGTGGTGTCCTGATATGTGACTACTGGGAGGGGGTCACCCCCCTTGGCCCCCCCCCAGGACCACCCACAGGGGGGTGGTACCCCCCACAGGCAAGGAACGACCTGGATAAATCTGCGCCTGGGTAaatatcccccccccccccgtggggTATGTCCTGCCCCCACCCGGTAAGCACCCACCGGGACCCCCGAGTGTTCCCTGCACCCCCTGGTCGTCCCCTCCGCAGCCAAGTAAATACCTGCCTGGCccgccagcacccccagggtgGGTGACACAGGTCCCCCCACAAGCAAACACCCCAGGTAAATACCCCAGGGAGGGTGGAGATGCCCCCACCCATCGTTGTCACCCGTCCAGGCTCCCCCCCCGTGTTCCCCCCCCGGGGATTTTAATGCCAGCGCTATATTTACTCATGTCCTCTCTGCACTGTCCCGGGCCGAGGCTGGCAGCTGcgccctgggggtccccagcccctgcccgggACCCTGCTGGttctgccccatcccaccagtgctGAGACCCCTCCCTCGACTCCTCTTCACATGTCACCTCCATCCCGTGTCCCTcgtccccagggaggtgccccCCAgaggctcagggtcagctttgccccctccccgccttgCCGGACACTGGCTCCTGGCTGGGGACGTCCATGTCCTGGGGTCACCCCGGTGCGTCCCCACGGCAGAGGCTCCGCACCCCGCTGCCACCGGGTCTAGTCTGGGTGTCCCCAGCTCTGATGGCGGCCCAGGTCCTTCTCCCCACCAAATCACCCTTGAGGGGGGCTTCCAGTCCCAGTCTGGGCACTCATcctacccccccacccccccaaggTCCCCGTCTAGCCAAGGGCAGGCTCCTGTTCCTGCTTCCTGTACTCCAGTCCTCCCAGTCCCCAccagcagagaagcaggagcaaagccagccctggggctgggggcatcAAGCTGGGGCTCAGCCCGTGTCCCACCCCCCCGCCAGGCTCCAGCAATGCCTGCGAGAAGACCTCCTTCGCCTTCCTGCGGCAGGAGCTGCCCGTCCGCCTCTCCAACATCATGAAGGAGATCAACCTGCTGCCGGACCGCGTCCTGCGCACCCCCTCCGTCCAGCTGGTGCAGAGCTGGTGAGATGGGGGAGGTCCAGGGGGGCCCCCCGCTGTCACCAGGGGTTCTGCCGCCTCCGGGACCACCCGGTCCCACGCGGCGTTGGGTGTGGAGGTGCCAACACCATTGTCTGTGTGGGTCCTGCTGCCACCGGGGGTCCTGCTGGCCTGGGTCACACAACCGCGGGTCCCACTGTTGTCACCCGGAGGGGTCCCACCGCTGTCACCTGCCTGGGTGCCACCGCGGGTCCCACCGCTGTCACCTGAGTGGCTCCCATCGCCACCACGACTCCTGCCACCGCCATcgccccgcggcgggcggggggcgccgctGCCACCGCAGATCCCACCGCCACCGTGCGTCCCACCGCTGCCACCGGCTGTCCTCCCCCACGGGGCAGGGTGTGACAGGGCCAGGGATGGGTGACagggcagcacccagctggTGCCACGCCATGCCCTTAAGTGACAACAGCTGCAAGGCTTTGAGGGACACCTCTATGCCAGCAGGGTGTCCCCAGACAGCAGGGGGGTCACGAGTGCCACCCCCACATCCtgccccagcctcctgcccccgGAAAGGGCCGAGCCAGCCCCAACGGAGGTCCATGTcctcggggtggggggcggtTCTGGGTGTCCCTTTAAGCACCGTGTCCCCCTGCCAGCTCTGTCGGTGTGAACCTTCTCCCAGTGCTGCCACGTGATGAGTTGTTTGTGCGGCGTCCtcagcccctgccagccctgcccggcGCTGCCAGCACGGGCGGGCAGCAGGATCGGGCCATGCCACGCTCCCACAGCCCTCACAGGGGGCCCCGCATTGCGGTGACCCTcgtgccccccaccccatcgGAGGGGCTGCGTCCCCAAGTGTTCCCAAGGGCCACCGTGCCAGCAGGGGAATGGGACAGGCTCGGGCCCCCCGTCAAGCTCAGTGTGGTTTTGTGGGGCAGAagcttttggggaggggggctcCTGGTTGAGGGGGTGCTGAGCCCCTCTCCTCACATGGTGCAGTGCCCCAGGGCACCCTGTGCCGCCCTGAcatggggtccccagggtgtcccctcTCTTTGGGGGGCACCAGGCAGGGGGTAACATGCTCCTTCCCCAGGTATGTCCAGAGTCTGCTGGACATCATGGAGTTCCTCGACAGGGACCCCGAGGACCAGACCACCCTGGGACAGTAAGTTGGGGGGTGGCAGCGTGTCCCTAACACCCCTTGTCCCCCATCCTGGGGCGTCGCCTCCTCCCAGACACACACTGGTGAGAGCTGGTGTCACCAAGGGGCCCTGGCCCCCGGCATCAtcccccagctgcccctctccccactTTGCCCGGCATGCTCCGGCGTCACCAGACTCTGCTCTGGGTTTTCCCTGGTGCCACCAGCTCCTGGGGCCACCCAGCCTGGATCAGGGCTCTGCCCAGAGCAGGCGCCCCCGGGCTCCATCCTGTCCCCCTCGTCAGGTTCACGGACGCCCTGGTCACCATCCGCAACCGGCACAACGACGTGGTCCCCACCATGGCGCAGGGGGTCATCGAGTACAAGGAGGCCTACGGGGATGACCCTGTCTCCAACCAGAACATCCAGTACTTCCTCGACCGCTTCTACCTGAGCCGCATCTCCATCCGCATGCTCATCAACCAGCACAGTGAGCGGCCCCGGGGGTCCCCGACTGCCCCAGCTGTCCCTGGGGTCCCCACCCTGCCCTGGGCATCCCCCTGTCCCAAGGGTCCCCATCAGCCCTGAGCATCCGGCACCCCCCAGAgcatcccaccccagccccagggatcCCACCCCTGCCCTGAGTCCCCCCTGCAACCCCAGAGATCCTGCCCCAAGTGTTCCCCCCCGGCACTAGGGATCCTACCCCAAGCATCCCGTTACCCCAGtcgtccccccagcccctgggatCCTGCCCCAAGTGTCCCCCCCCAAAGCGTCCCCCTGCCCTGAGTGTCCTCgccagccccagggaccctGCCCTCAGCATACTCTGCCCCAAACGTCCCACCCCAGGGATCCAGCCCCACGCGtcccccgccagccccagcGATCCTGCCCCacgtgtcccccccagccccacacttCCTGAcccagtgtccccccacccagcaccaggcatccccccccagccccagcgaTCCTGCTCGGAGCatcccccccagacccagcctgCCCCTGTGCACGTCCCCATGCCCCACatgtccccaccccaccccatgcgtccccaccctgccccacatGTCCCCCCTCACCCCTGGGAGGGGCAGTAGGCCCAGCCTTGGGCACAGCCTAGggtggggggccgtgggggtggCCCCAGTGTCTCTGGGGCCAGGGTGGGGTCCCCGCTGCTCACtgctgtgtgtgtgtcccccccgtcccctccccagcGCTGCTCTTCGACGGCAGCACCAACCCGGCGCACCCCAAGCACATCGGGAGCATCGACCCCCACTGCACCGTGGCCAACGTGGTGAGAGGtctgtggggatggggggggctcCTGCCCCGATGGAGGGCACgaatctggggggggggggggggggggggggcaggtgcTTGAAGATCCCCCCAGTCTTCCCCCTGCTCTGGGATCTGCCTGTTTGGTTGCCATTCATGTCCTGAGTTTGTGTGGGCCTCAGCCAAGGTGTCCACAGTCTCCCCTTGTGCTTTGGGATCACTCCAGAGGACCCCAAAAACTTCCTGGGTCTGTAAGGACATAAAATATTGCGGGAGTGAGGGGAAGGGGGCCCCAACCCCCCCTCCACCCTCCTGCTGGGGGTGCTGACCTCCGCCTCCCTCTCCCAGATGCCTACAACATGGCCAAGCTCCT
This genomic window contains:
- the PDK2 gene encoding pyruvate dehydrogenase kinase, isozyme 2 isoform X1, whose protein sequence is MRLLRCLGKRAALAGVPTYIEHFSKFSPSPLSIKQFLDFGSSNACEKTSFAFLRQELPVRLSNIMKEINLLPDRVLRTPSVQLVQSWYVQSLLDIMEFLDRDPEDQTTLGQFTDALVTIRNRHNDVVPTMAQGVIEYKEAYGDDPVSNQNIQYFLDRFYLSRISIRMLINQHTLLFDGSTNPAHPKHIGSIDPHCTVANVVRDAYNMAKLLCDKYYMSSPDLEIEEVNGSNSQQPISIVYVPSHLYHMLFELFKNAMRATVESHENSPRLPAIKVMVALGQEDLSIKMSDQGMGVPLRKIERLFSYMYSTAPTPQLGTGGTPLAGFGYGLPISRLYAKYFQGDLQLFSMEGLGTDAVIYLKALSTDSVERLPVYNKSAWRHYQASQEAGDWCVPSTEPKNTSTYRVP